The Pyrococcus horikoshii OT3 genome includes a window with the following:
- a CDS encoding DNA polymerase sliding clamp produces MPFEIVFEGAKEFAQLIETASRLIDEAAFKVTEEGISMRAMDPSRVVLIDLNLPSSIFSKYEVDGEETIGVNMDHLKKVLKRGKAKDTLILRKGEENFLEISLQGTATRTFRLPLIDVEEIEVELPDLPYTAKVVVLGEVLKEAVKDASLVSDSIKFMAKENEFIMRAEGETQEVEVKLTLEDEGLLDIEVQEETKSAYGVSYLADMVKGIGKADEVTMRFGNEMPMQMEYYIRDEGRLTFLLAPRVEE; encoded by the coding sequence ATGCCATTCGAAATAGTCTTTGAGGGTGCAAAGGAATTTGCCCAGCTCATAGAGACGGCCAGCAGGCTTATAGATGAAGCGGCCTTTAAGGTAACAGAAGAAGGAATATCAATGAGGGCTATGGATCCGAGTAGAGTAGTTTTAATTGACCTTAACTTACCTTCGAGCATATTCAGTAAGTATGAGGTGGATGGGGAAGAGACGATAGGTGTCAATATGGATCACCTAAAGAAAGTTCTTAAGAGAGGTAAGGCCAAGGATACGCTTATCTTGAGAAAAGGAGAAGAGAACTTCCTAGAAATAAGCCTCCAAGGGACTGCTACTAGAACCTTTAGATTACCCCTAATCGACGTTGAAGAGATCGAAGTGGAATTACCTGATCTCCCGTATACAGCAAAGGTTGTCGTTCTGGGCGAAGTGCTTAAGGAAGCAGTTAAAGATGCTTCCTTAGTAAGCGATAGCATAAAGTTCATGGCTAAGGAAAATGAGTTTATCATGAGAGCGGAAGGAGAAACCCAGGAAGTTGAAGTTAAGTTAACCCTGGAGGATGAGGGGTTACTTGATATAGAAGTTCAAGAGGAGACAAAGAGCGCTTATGGGGTTAGTTATCTAGCGGATATGGTAAAGGGAATAGGAAAGGCCGATGAAGTGACAATGAGATTCGGGAATGAAATGCCGATGCAGATGGAGTACTATATTAGGGATGAAGGTAGGTTAACGTTCCTGCTAGCCCCAAGGGTTGAGGAGTGA
- a CDS encoding transcription factor S — protein MVKFCPRCGSIMIPDKKRGVFVCRKCGYEEPINPEDAKAYRRTEEIKHKPDEGVIVIEQDFSTLPTAKVTCPKCGYHEAWYWEVQTRAGDEPSTIFYKCKRCGYVWRSYE, from the coding sequence ATGGTAAAGTTCTGCCCTAGGTGCGGGAGTATAATGATTCCGGATAAGAAGAGAGGAGTTTTCGTGTGTAGGAAGTGTGGTTACGAGGAACCCATTAATCCTGAGGATGCTAAAGCCTATAGAAGAACTGAGGAGATTAAGCATAAGCCCGATGAGGGAGTTATAGTGATAGAACAAGACTTTTCAACGTTACCAACTGCAAAAGTTACCTGTCCGAAATGCGGCTATCATGAAGCCTGGTATTGGGAGGTTCAGACTAGGGCCGGGGATGAACCCTCAACGATATTCTATAAGTGCAAAAGGTGTGGCTACGTATGGAGGAGCTACGAGTAA
- a CDS encoding endonuclease V, which produces MLERIANIQKKLSKSIVERKINEVRKVAAVDVSYKEEKARAALVITTFPEGEVLKTKVIETTVSFPYIPTFFFLRETKPILIATKGETFDVLIVEGHGKAHPRGYGLASHIGVVLRKPTIGVAKRLLKNTPKDTYKKVGKVYVSVGNLITLEDATKIIRAILDESGYPKPLKLADKLSKGRIYEVKNTPSPNRSRKKRGNRGKDNNNSQGN; this is translated from the coding sequence ATGTTAGAGAGGATAGCAAATATTCAGAAAAAACTGAGTAAAAGTATAGTCGAAAGGAAGATAAATGAGGTTAGAAAAGTTGCAGCAGTGGACGTTTCATACAAGGAAGAAAAGGCAAGAGCAGCATTAGTTATAACGACGTTTCCAGAGGGAGAAGTCCTGAAAACTAAAGTTATTGAAACAACGGTATCTTTTCCATATATCCCCACCTTCTTCTTTCTAAGGGAGACCAAACCTATACTTATAGCAACAAAAGGAGAGACATTCGATGTTCTTATAGTTGAGGGGCACGGAAAAGCCCATCCAAGAGGGTATGGATTAGCCTCACATATTGGAGTTGTTCTTAGGAAACCTACTATAGGAGTGGCAAAGAGATTACTAAAAAACACACCAAAGGATACCTATAAGAAAGTTGGAAAAGTCTATGTAAGTGTTGGAAATCTTATAACGCTTGAAGATGCCACCAAAATAATAAGAGCGATACTCGACGAAAGTGGGTATCCAAAACCATTAAAATTGGCCGATAAACTATCAAAGGGGAGGATTTATGAAGTTAAAAACACTCCTTCTCCTAATAGATCTAGGAAAAAGAGGGGCAATAGGGGGAAAGATAACAATAACTCTCAGGGAAATTAG
- a CDS encoding haloacid dehalogenase, whose protein sequence is MKINEVIARIKEVLDEKDAIREEALQITREIVRLSGDAIKAMHREDMELARERLEKASLLIEELKKKLKEHEDLYYSGYVQTANQEFVEATLLYRYLTNKDFPSFEELGVPPQDYILGIGDFIGELRRHFLINLMQGKLDVAEDIYKFMENVYEELMTLEYPKGLVNIRQKQDQARYILEKTLEDLTRAKINRSVEEKIEGFLNVREDSKYSEKTE, encoded by the coding sequence ATGAAGATAAATGAGGTTATAGCAAGAATTAAGGAGGTACTCGATGAAAAAGACGCTATTAGGGAAGAAGCTCTTCAAATCACGAGAGAAATAGTCAGACTTAGTGGCGATGCTATAAAGGCTATGCATAGGGAAGATATGGAGCTAGCTAGGGAAAGACTTGAAAAAGCTTCATTACTAATAGAGGAACTTAAGAAAAAGCTCAAAGAGCATGAAGACCTTTATTATTCAGGATACGTTCAAACTGCTAACCAGGAATTCGTCGAAGCAACACTCCTTTACAGGTATTTGACCAACAAGGATTTCCCAAGCTTTGAAGAACTTGGAGTTCCACCCCAGGACTACATATTGGGAATCGGAGATTTCATCGGAGAGTTAAGAAGGCATTTTTTAATAAACCTCATGCAAGGAAAGCTAGATGTTGCTGAAGATATATACAAATTTATGGAAAATGTGTATGAAGAGCTAATGACACTTGAATATCCAAAAGGACTAGTTAATATAAGACAAAAACAAGATCAAGCTAGATATATCCTTGAAAAAACATTAGAAGATTTAACAAGGGCAAAGATAAACAGAAGTGTTGAGGAGAAGATAGAGGGGTTCCTAAATGTTAGAGAGGATAGCAAATATTCAGAAAAAACTGAGTAA
- a CDS encoding type II secretion system F family protein: MAKEVVVSSRLAKVIESVVPKKYLKRYDLLLYSAGIDFKASEYIVISLIFGVIGGVLAFIFTDSLKILTISFLIVFLTFLYLYPNFRIVRRIEEMERALPDAFFYLAGSLRAGVSFSEALEELSTAKFGALTREFMRTVAEMKRGRPTVDALRAFALRNKKSLVIYRSMMIVIEALERGAPMADVLIAVGNDVREILRIKKERKASTGMQMMFFLTSGGFVGPFIVAIVSKISEFIASSGTGIQIPVSDLRVVLWLFSVIQGFVTGIGIGVIREGKFSSGMRFGIIVALMAGFVFWIGLRVGIGM, translated from the coding sequence TTGGCAAAGGAGGTTGTAGTAAGTTCAAGGCTAGCAAAAGTTATTGAGAGTGTAGTTCCAAAAAAGTACCTTAAAAGGTACGACTTGCTTTTATATTCCGCAGGTATAGATTTCAAGGCTTCCGAATATATTGTAATTTCCCTTATTTTCGGGGTAATTGGAGGAGTTTTAGCTTTCATCTTTACTGATTCTTTGAAGATCCTTACGATCAGCTTTTTGATAGTGTTTTTGACTTTTCTTTACCTCTATCCAAACTTTAGGATAGTGAGAAGGATTGAAGAAATGGAGAGAGCATTACCAGATGCCTTTTTTTACTTGGCTGGATCACTTAGAGCGGGAGTCTCATTTTCAGAGGCCCTGGAAGAATTATCAACGGCTAAGTTTGGAGCGTTAACCAGGGAATTCATGAGAACAGTTGCCGAAATGAAAAGAGGAAGACCAACCGTTGATGCCCTTAGGGCTTTTGCCTTAAGGAACAAGAAGTCTCTCGTGATATACAGGTCAATGATGATAGTTATCGAGGCCTTGGAAAGGGGGGCCCCAATGGCGGATGTTTTAATAGCAGTTGGTAATGACGTTAGAGAGATACTTAGGATAAAGAAGGAGAGAAAGGCTTCGACAGGAATGCAGATGATGTTCTTTTTAACCTCTGGCGGTTTCGTTGGTCCATTTATCGTGGCAATAGTCTCAAAGATCTCGGAATTTATAGCCTCAAGTGGTACTGGAATTCAGATACCTGTTTCAGATTTAAGGGTTGTTCTGTGGCTCTTTTCAGTAATTCAAGGTTTTGTTACCGGCATCGGCATTGGAGTTATTAGGGAGGGTAAGTTTTCATCCGGAATGAGATTTGGGATTATAGTTGCCCTAATGGCCGGGTTCGTCTTCTGGATAGGGCTTAGAGTCGGCATTGGGATGTAG
- the tdh gene encoding L-threonine 3-dehydrogenase, with product MSEKMVAIMKTKPGYGAELVEVDVPKPGPGEVLIKVLATSICGTDLHIYEWNEWAQSRIKPPQIMGHEVAGEVVEIGPGVEGIEVGDYVSVETHIVCGKCYACRRGQYHVCQNTKIFGVDTDGVFAEYAVVPAQNIWKNPKSIPPEYATLQEPLGNAVDTVLAGPISGKSVLITGAGPLGLLGIAVAKASGAYPVIVSEPSDFRRELAKKVGADYVINPFEEDVVKEVMDITDGNGVDVFLEFSGAPKALEQGLQAVTPAGRVSLLGLYPGKVTIDFNNLIIFKALTIYGITGRHLWETWYTVSRLLQSGKLNLDPIITHKYKGFDKYEEAFELMRAGKTGKVVFMLK from the coding sequence ATGTCAGAAAAGATGGTAGCTATCATGAAGACAAAGCCTGGGTATGGTGCTGAGCTTGTTGAGGTGGACGTTCCAAAGCCTGGACCTGGAGAAGTTCTCATTAAGGTTCTTGCAACCAGCATATGTGGAACTGATCTTCATATATACGAGTGGAATGAGTGGGCACAGAGCAGGATTAAGCCACCTCAGATAATGGGGCATGAAGTTGCGGGAGAAGTCGTTGAAATCGGGCCAGGTGTGGAAGGAATTGAAGTTGGTGACTACGTTTCCGTTGAAACGCACATAGTTTGTGGCAAGTGTTACGCCTGCAGAAGGGGCCAGTACCACGTCTGCCAGAATACCAAGATATTTGGCGTCGATACAGATGGCGTATTCGCAGAGTATGCCGTTGTTCCAGCCCAAAATATCTGGAAGAATCCTAAATCAATTCCACCAGAATATGCAACCCTCCAGGAGCCCTTGGGTAATGCTGTTGATACCGTTTTGGCAGGACCAATTTCTGGTAAGAGCGTTTTAATAACCGGAGCGGGGCCCCTTGGATTATTGGGAATTGCAGTGGCAAAAGCGTCTGGCGCATACCCTGTGATAGTCTCAGAACCTAGTGACTTCAGAAGGGAGTTGGCCAAGAAGGTAGGTGCTGATTACGTTATCAATCCATTCGAAGAGGATGTCGTTAAGGAGGTAATGGATATCACAGATGGAAATGGTGTTGACGTATTTCTGGAATTCAGTGGAGCTCCTAAGGCTCTAGAGCAGGGTCTTCAAGCAGTTACACCTGCTGGAAGGGTATCTCTCCTGGGTCTATACCCAGGAAAGGTTACCATTGACTTTAACAATCTAATAATCTTCAAGGCGCTAACAATCTATGGAATAACTGGAAGGCACCTCTGGGAAACTTGGTATACAGTTTCAAGGCTCCTTCAGAGCGGAAAGCTCAACTTAGATCCTATTATAACTCATAAATATAAGGGATTCGACAAGTACGAGGAAGCCTTTGAGCTAATGAGGGCCGGCAAAACGGGTAAAGTTGTTTTTATGCTTAAATGA
- a CDS encoding phenylalanine--tRNA ligase subunit alpha has product MRLGYNEKLVLLKLAELKNATVEELIEKTNLDQVAVMRALLTLQSQGLAKVHEERRRMIKLTETGKRYIEIGLPEIRALKILKEKGKVTLNDLKDVLSDEELKAIVGVLRKEGWAEVSKTKEGLTLKLSEKGKKAEKRAIDIALEVLSKGEVSVEEIEKIISVKELKRRKIAEEEEKVIRNVEITDKGLELVEKGIELKREVSILTPELIVTGKWREVEFKPFNIKAPVKKIYPGKKQPYRVFLDKIRRRLIEMGFIEMTVDSLIETQFWNFDALFQPQNHPAREWTDTYQLKYPEKGYLPDENLVSKVKEAHERGLAGSRGWGYVWSPERAMLLMPRAHATALSARELAKGIEIPGKYFTIQRVFRPDVLDRTHLIEFNQIDGFVASEDLTFRHLLGILKRFAIEIAGAKKVKFFPDYYPFTEPSVQLSAYHPELGWVEFGGAGIFREEMTEALGIKVPVIAWGIGIDRLAMFKLGVDDIRYLFSYDLKWLRESKLIW; this is encoded by the coding sequence ATGAGGTTGGGGTATAATGAAAAGCTCGTGCTCCTAAAGTTAGCCGAGCTAAAAAATGCTACAGTAGAAGAACTCATAGAAAAGACAAATTTAGATCAAGTAGCAGTGATGAGGGCTCTTTTAACATTGCAATCTCAAGGGCTAGCAAAGGTACATGAAGAAAGGAGAAGGATGATAAAATTAACTGAAACGGGGAAGAGATATATAGAAATCGGACTTCCAGAAATAAGGGCATTAAAGATCCTTAAGGAAAAGGGAAAGGTAACATTAAATGATCTAAAGGATGTCTTAAGTGATGAGGAGCTAAAGGCCATAGTTGGAGTACTAAGAAAAGAGGGATGGGCTGAAGTTAGTAAAACTAAAGAAGGTCTTACCCTCAAATTATCTGAAAAAGGCAAAAAAGCTGAAAAAAGAGCTATTGATATAGCTTTAGAGGTTTTATCCAAAGGAGAAGTTTCAGTTGAAGAAATTGAAAAGATAATTTCAGTTAAAGAGTTAAAGAGGAGAAAGATAGCTGAAGAGGAAGAGAAAGTAATCAGAAACGTTGAAATAACTGACAAAGGGCTAGAGCTAGTGGAGAAAGGAATCGAACTTAAAAGAGAGGTTAGCATTTTAACTCCAGAACTGATTGTAACAGGAAAATGGAGAGAAGTTGAATTCAAGCCATTCAATATAAAAGCCCCAGTAAAAAAGATTTATCCTGGGAAAAAGCAGCCTTATAGAGTCTTCTTGGATAAAATAAGAAGAAGGCTAATAGAAATGGGATTCATTGAAATGACTGTCGATAGCCTCATTGAAACTCAATTTTGGAACTTTGATGCTTTATTTCAACCTCAAAATCACCCAGCTAGGGAATGGACTGATACATATCAGCTAAAATATCCAGAGAAAGGGTACCTACCTGATGAGAATTTAGTATCCAAAGTTAAAGAAGCCCACGAAAGGGGATTAGCAGGTTCAAGAGGTTGGGGCTATGTCTGGTCCCCAGAAAGGGCAATGTTACTTATGCCAAGGGCCCATGCAACAGCATTGAGTGCAAGGGAACTAGCTAAGGGAATAGAAATCCCAGGAAAATACTTCACGATTCAAAGAGTATTTAGACCGGATGTTTTAGATAGAACCCACTTAATAGAGTTTAACCAAATAGATGGATTTGTCGCAAGCGAAGATTTGACTTTTAGGCATTTACTTGGAATTTTAAAGAGATTTGCAATTGAAATAGCCGGTGCAAAAAAGGTAAAGTTCTTCCCAGATTATTATCCATTTACCGAACCAAGCGTTCAGCTAAGCGCTTATCATCCAGAGCTTGGGTGGGTAGAATTCGGAGGGGCCGGGATTTTTAGGGAGGAAATGACAGAAGCTCTTGGAATTAAAGTACCTGTAATTGCTTGGGGTATAGGAATAGATAGGTTAGCAATGTTCAAGCTCGGAGTTGACGATATAAGGTACCTTTTCAGCTACGACTTGAAATGGCTTAGGGAGTCCAAGTTAATATGGTGA
- the pheT gene encoding phenylalanine--tRNA ligase subunit beta gives MPKFDVSKSDLERLIGRSFSIEEWEDLVLYAKCELDDVWEENGKVYFKLDSKDTNRPDLWSAEGVARQIKWALGIEKGLPKYEVKKSNVTVYVDEKLKDIRPYGVYAIVEGLRLDEDSLSQMIQLQEKIALTFGRRRREVAIGIFDFDKIKPPIYYKAAEKTEKFAPLGYKEEMTLEEILEKHEKGREYGHLIKDKQFYPLLIDSEGNVLSMPPIINSEFTGRVTTDTKNVFIDVTGWKLEKVMLALNVMVTALAERGGKIRSVRVVYKDFEIETPDLTPKEFEVELDYIRKLSGLELNDGEIKELLEKMMYEVEISRGRAKLKYPAFRDDIMHARDILEDVLIAYGYNNIEPEEPKLAVQGRGDPFKDFEDAIRDLMVGFGLQEVMTFNLTNKEVQFKKMNIPEEEIVEIANPISQRWSALRKWILPSLMEFLSNNTHEEYPQRIFEVGLATLIDESRETKTVSEPKLAVALAGTGYTFTNAKEILDALMRHLGFEYEIEEVEHGSFIPGRAGKIIVNGRDIGIIGEVHPQVLENWNIEVPVVAFEIFLRPLYRH, from the coding sequence ATGCCAAAGTTCGACGTTTCAAAGTCTGATTTAGAAAGACTCATTGGAAGAAGCTTCAGCATAGAAGAGTGGGAAGATTTAGTACTTTATGCCAAGTGTGAGCTTGACGATGTTTGGGAGGAAAATGGAAAGGTATATTTCAAGCTCGATTCAAAGGATACAAATAGGCCTGATCTATGGAGCGCTGAGGGAGTTGCGAGGCAGATAAAGTGGGCCCTCGGAATTGAAAAGGGCTTACCTAAATACGAGGTTAAAAAGAGTAACGTAACGGTTTACGTTGATGAAAAGCTTAAAGATATAAGGCCTTATGGAGTTTACGCAATAGTTGAAGGTTTAAGGCTCGACGAAGATTCTTTAAGTCAAATGATTCAGCTACAAGAAAAGATAGCCCTTACATTTGGAAGAAGAAGGAGAGAAGTGGCCATAGGAATCTTCGATTTTGATAAGATTAAGCCACCTATTTACTATAAAGCCGCCGAAAAAACTGAAAAGTTTGCCCCCCTGGGCTATAAAGAGGAAATGACTCTAGAGGAGATCCTTGAAAAGCATGAAAAGGGAAGGGAGTATGGGCACCTTATAAAGGATAAACAATTTTATCCACTACTTATTGACAGCGAGGGGAATGTGCTCTCCATGCCGCCAATAATCAACTCCGAGTTTACGGGAAGAGTAACAACGGATACGAAAAATGTCTTCATAGATGTCACGGGATGGAAGCTTGAGAAGGTAATGCTTGCCCTTAATGTCATGGTAACTGCATTAGCAGAGCGTGGAGGTAAAATAAGGAGCGTTAGGGTTGTCTACAAGGACTTCGAAATTGAAACCCCAGATTTAACTCCCAAAGAATTTGAAGTCGAGCTGGACTACATAAGAAAGCTTTCAGGGCTTGAGCTAAATGATGGAGAGATAAAAGAGTTGCTAGAGAAAATGATGTACGAGGTTGAGATATCGAGAGGAAGGGCCAAGCTTAAGTATCCAGCCTTCAGGGATGATATAATGCATGCCAGGGATATATTGGAAGATGTTCTAATAGCTTATGGATATAATAACATAGAGCCCGAGGAACCGAAGCTAGCAGTTCAGGGAAGGGGAGATCCCTTCAAAGACTTTGAAGATGCAATAAGGGACTTAATGGTGGGCTTTGGATTGCAGGAGGTAATGACGTTTAACTTGACCAATAAGGAAGTCCAGTTCAAGAAGATGAACATTCCAGAGGAAGAGATCGTTGAGATAGCTAACCCAATTAGCCAGAGATGGAGTGCTTTAAGGAAGTGGATCTTACCTAGTCTTATGGAATTCTTAAGCAATAATACCCACGAGGAATATCCACAGAGGATATTTGAAGTAGGTCTAGCCACGTTAATAGATGAATCGAGGGAAACGAAAACGGTTAGCGAACCTAAGCTTGCGGTAGCCCTAGCGGGTACAGGTTATACGTTTACAAATGCAAAGGAAATTCTGGATGCACTGATGAGGCACTTAGGGTTTGAATATGAGATAGAAGAAGTTGAACATGGAAGCTTTATCCCAGGAAGGGCGGGGAAAATTATAGTCAATGGAAGGGATATTGGAATTATCGGTGAAGTGCACCCACAAGTCCTAGAAAACTGGAACATAGAGGTTCCTGTTGTTGCCTTCGAGATTTTCCTGAGACCCCTTTATCGCCACTAA
- a CDS encoding Gins 15 protein, with the protein MDIEVLRRLLERELSSEELTEIDEEFYRDLASFRKALELNAERYEERGEDIEKRLYLAQLSLVQSIAREILKIRLHKIVDMAFEGVPKNLVGDEKKIFAVLSAFINGEPISIETTEVEVKEEKVESKTPSGFLELYLLKSDIPRIIDENLNEYGPFKAGDLVTLPRSIGNVLVKREVAEKITIRI; encoded by the coding sequence ATGGATATTGAGGTTCTGAGACGTCTTCTCGAGAGGGAATTATCTTCTGAGGAGCTAACTGAGATAGATGAGGAATTTTACAGAGATTTGGCTAGCTTTAGGAAGGCCTTGGAACTAAATGCTGAGAGGTATGAAGAAAGGGGAGAGGATATAGAAAAAAGATTATATCTAGCCCAACTTTCGCTTGTTCAAAGCATAGCTCGAGAGATCTTAAAGATCAGACTGCATAAGATTGTAGATATGGCCTTTGAGGGCGTGCCGAAGAATTTGGTTGGCGACGAGAAAAAGATATTTGCCGTACTATCGGCCTTTATTAATGGAGAACCTATTTCAATTGAGACAACAGAGGTAGAGGTAAAGGAAGAAAAAGTAGAATCAAAGACACCTTCTGGCTTTTTAGAGTTGTACCTCTTAAAATCAGATATCCCCAGGATCATTGATGAGAACCTTAACGAATATGGCCCCTTTAAGGCCGGGGATCTTGTTACCCTACCAAGATCTATTGGGAATGTTTTGGTCAAGCGTGAGGTGGCCGAAAAAATAACGATTAGGATTTGA
- a CDS encoding type II secretion system F family protein: MIEVPGVVEGFLRFLEKLGGKTIEIAEAPVRRMPSRELTVRERLELLKRMREEIEKEKESEEEKFIEEAIEWREKTIQRPLSDRIAESFLKYFRGPVESLSKSIKGLDEDLYRANILMPKEKYVALMLAVGIISAILTFIVGLIIALPIDMSMLLGVLGFIFGFIYMRFYPKSVWKRRVEEVEKALPYVLRHMASLLNAGIGLAEAMVSVSKADYGVVSEEFAMVVQEMHKGSSFEDALTKFEEKMKSDMVSRVVKQILRALKFGGNLADILYKMADEFSFEYRIKLMDYVQKINGISFVYMFMTVVMPTLLIVVILAGSIFMKRLVINLSGMIVIFLLGFPTLSFIIIMMIKRAEPR, encoded by the coding sequence GTGATAGAAGTGCCAGGAGTTGTTGAGGGATTTCTCAGATTCCTAGAGAAGCTTGGAGGTAAGACTATTGAGATAGCAGAAGCACCAGTTAGGAGAATGCCTAGTCGTGAACTTACGGTTAGAGAAAGGCTTGAATTACTAAAGAGAATGAGAGAGGAAATTGAGAAAGAAAAAGAAAGTGAAGAAGAGAAATTCATAGAAGAAGCAATTGAATGGCGTGAAAAGACGATTCAAAGGCCATTGTCAGATAGAATTGCAGAGAGCTTTCTTAAATATTTTAGAGGTCCGGTCGAATCTTTGAGTAAGTCAATTAAGGGTTTAGATGAAGATCTATACAGGGCAAACATATTAATGCCGAAGGAAAAGTATGTAGCCTTAATGTTAGCAGTGGGAATAATTTCGGCAATTTTAACCTTTATTGTAGGTTTAATAATAGCCCTTCCTATTGATATGAGCATGCTCCTAGGAGTTTTGGGATTCATATTTGGATTCATCTATATGAGGTTCTATCCAAAGAGCGTTTGGAAAAGGAGAGTCGAGGAAGTGGAAAAAGCCCTTCCTTATGTTCTCAGACATATGGCCTCCTTGCTCAATGCTGGCATAGGCCTAGCAGAGGCCATGGTATCGGTATCAAAAGCTGATTATGGGGTTGTATCTGAGGAATTTGCAATGGTAGTCCAGGAGATGCATAAGGGTTCGAGTTTTGAAGATGCACTGACTAAGTTTGAGGAGAAGATGAAATCGGACATGGTGAGTAGGGTTGTTAAACAGATTTTAAGGGCTCTAAAGTTCGGTGGCAATCTAGCTGATATACTTTATAAGATGGCCGACGAATTTTCGTTCGAGTATAGGATAAAGCTCATGGATTACGTTCAGAAGATAAATGGTATATCCTTCGTTTACATGTTCATGACCGTTGTAATGCCGACCCTTCTAATAGTTGTAATTCTCGCTGGCTCGATTTTTATGAAGAGGCTTGTAATAAACTTAAGTGGTATGATAGTCATTTTCCTCCTTGGATTTCCCACCTTATCCTTTATAATAATCATGATGATTAAGAGAGCGGAGCCGAGGTGA
- a CDS encoding DUF120 domain-containing protein — protein MKLKTLLLLIDLGKRGAIGGKITITLREISKELDVSPQTTLRWLEELEELGYIEKEESRRGTSVMITEKGIRLLEKLYEDISIALYSGVIVGEVISGIGEGAYYVRQYAPFIREYLGFDPYPGTLNVKVIFPKTIFDALCTSRPIIIPGFKKNGRTFGDVRAYRIKIDGIEGAIVIPSRTVHPPKIAEVIAPVNLRKTLNLQDGDKVRIKVL, from the coding sequence ATGAAGTTAAAAACACTCCTTCTCCTAATAGATCTAGGAAAAAGAGGGGCAATAGGGGGAAAGATAACAATAACTCTCAGGGAAATTAGTAAAGAGTTAGATGTTTCACCCCAAACAACTCTCAGATGGCTTGAAGAGCTTGAGGAGTTGGGATACATAGAAAAAGAGGAATCAAGAAGGGGGACTTCAGTCATGATTACGGAAAAGGGGATAAGGCTCTTAGAGAAGCTTTACGAGGATATATCAATAGCCCTATATTCTGGAGTCATAGTGGGCGAAGTTATCTCAGGGATTGGGGAAGGGGCGTATTACGTTAGACAGTATGCTCCTTTTATCAGGGAATATTTAGGATTTGATCCCTATCCTGGAACATTAAATGTTAAGGTCATTTTCCCAAAAACAATCTTTGATGCTTTATGCACGTCTAGACCAATCATAATTCCGGGATTTAAAAAGAACGGGAGGACTTTTGGAGATGTAAGAGCCTATAGAATTAAAATAGATGGAATAGAGGGGGCTATAGTTATACCATCAAGAACCGTTCATCCTCCAAAAATCGCCGAGGTAATAGCTCCAGTTAACTTAAGAAAAACTTTGAATCTTCAAGATGGAGATAAAGTTAGAATTAAAGTTCTTTAG